The sequence AAGTGAAAAATCATCGACATAaacttggtttaaagaaatgttaacaACCCTTGAATTGCTAAAATAAAAGAGCAGTGACCAacactgacctttgacctggaGATGGACTACTTTCTGCATCCAGATGTGTCTGTTCTTGTGGAGGGTGCAGATGTAGGTGCCACTGTCCCTGTAGCAGGGGTCCCTCAGGGTCAGACTGAAGTCTCCAGTTCTCACTGGatctttctccatctttgtgCGGTTTAAATAAAACGTGTCGTGTGTGGCAGCGTAGTGGCTGTGGTTCCGATACTCGTGGACCTTCATGGGCTCGGGGGCACAGCGGCTCCACTCCACCGTCACGTCTACGGGCAACGGGGCTCTGAATACGCAAGGAAGCTTGACAAAGAACTCTTCTTCTTTCACCTCCACCCAGGAGACTGAGAGGACAACGAACACAACATCAGcagctgcacaaacacaaaaaactggaCTGGAGATTTTCAGAGGTCCTCTGACAACACACAACGTACCTGTGAAGATTCTCTGCCAAAAATAAGAAGCTAGACCCGAAGCAACGGCAACAGCTAGGCCCAAAACCCGGACAGCAACCAGGAGAAATTGAGGATGGAAAGGAAACAATTCTGGGGGCGACGTAAACATGAGCTTTACATGATCCTCATTATCCaatattatcatattttttaacttcATGACATGATGACTTGATTTCCTAACTTCTCTAACGTGTGCCgtttgttttatgttatatGTGGATTGGTAAAATAtagttttctttaaagcaaCGCTGGAAGGGGCAACCGTAATATTGTGTTCGTCTTAATATAgtgacaataaaggcttcttATCTTAtcccagggctgtagtcaagaccacctttgtcgactccaagacaagtccaagaccaggacaagtcgagtccaagacaagacagagttcaaaaaggtttgagtccgagtcaagaccgagtccaggacagaataaaggtcttatgcatgacagtatcaagacaatcattttgggtttcactttccctccaatattattatcaacatgatAAAGCCACCTGGattcggtccagaccaaaagtctgagtccaaatactagcgagtccaagACCATATAAAAGCggtctcgagtccggactcgagttcaagaccggactcgagtactacagccctgtctTATCCCCATCACAGTGGAGATGTTAGGTTTTGCTCCTCACCTGAGACCTGCAGACGCACAACTATCTGTCTCCTTATGCGTTGACTGCTGTAGACGGTGCAGGTGTAGACGCCGCTGTCAGAGAGGTGGGGGTCCCTCAGGGTGAGGCTGAGGTCTCCAGTTACCAGAGCATCAGCTGACATCGACGTCCGGCCACTGTAAAGGTTGTTTTGGAAACGGGGCTCAGCGGAGTCCAGATGCTGGTGGACGGTCGGGGGATTGAAACCAAAGCGGCTCCAGACCACTTTAGTATCCTTGGGTAACCCTGGTACGTGGCagggcagagagacagacctcCCCCTCCCATACACCTCAACATCTGAGTGATGCTGGGGAACTggaaggacacacacaacaggacacaaaacacaacaggatgTCTCAATCGTTTATGAAATGTGTGT comes from Etheostoma cragini isolate CJK2018 unplaced genomic scaffold, CSU_Ecrag_1.0 ScbMSFa_2897, whole genome shotgun sequence and encodes:
- the LOC117940625 gene encoding uncharacterized protein LOC117940625 yields the protein MKTIVVFFGILVLVSQHASGIEVLEGMEAVVLPCLLPWLTESTKVVWRCHFCNPSTVHVHQDEYQPYLQNQHFSGRTSMSADALVSGDLSLTLKDPHRSDSGVYTCTAYDDDDEMTTPEYEVHLQVSVPQHHSDVEVYGRGRSVSLPCHVPGLPKDTKVVWSRFGFNPPTVHQHLDSAEPRFQNNLYSGRTSMSADALVTGDLSLTLRDPHLSDSGVYTCTVYSSQRIRRQIVVRLQVSELFPFHPQFLLVAVRVLGLAVAVASGLASYFWQRIFTVSWVEVKEEEFFVKLPCVFRAPLPVDVTVEWSRCAPEPMKVHEYRNHSHYAATHDTFYLNRTKMEKDPVRTGDFSLTLRDPCYRDSGTYICTLHKNRHIWMQKVVHLQVKVAQEVVDVGETATCFTLPFKTRANLPADATVEWTRTTPEPMVVHVYENGQDQPDRQDECYYGHTKMIADPLQSKDLSVTINNSGYRDRGTYVCTVHKDGDILAQKVVERRLT